In the Pseudolabrys taiwanensis genome, one interval contains:
- a CDS encoding DcaP family trimeric outer membrane transporter yields MAWRLLLLALLVAACAGGSAAAKSGPSGKNTQLSCKKSDDKGAGAKAAVSDDDEDDEDEGDDDEGVRFEVAGACAKVTGGVSYTYQQASQTASGLPVFVNSNGTVTAGSFSNTVSANIGLEMTRATPVGALKTTVSADWSKATGDGTQNGSGKVSGWSAGLDNKLGLLTVGYTGTLMSFWEGDFLTTANAPGRSASMIVYEYKLDEHNTLAAGLEANLPTTPQTYTGIQSFDLSDPVYTLRWRHERDDFTLHLSGVLRRANFTQSPLAPFFPDTATVRTGWGVSAGVKLPFKFVGEDDEFNTQWTYTSDASSYLGISTDLTMYQHTVRSLAPTTGWSAVGGYHHVWSDQFESNAFASFVSLEANLLLASPRARSLRTGINLFWKPIDHLKFGIEFGTVDMQLEPNGIRGIFDGGGGRAYIGVFSVAAEL; encoded by the coding sequence ATGGCGTGGCGGTTATTGTTGTTGGCGTTGCTGGTCGCCGCCTGCGCCGGCGGTTCTGCGGCGGCCAAAAGCGGGCCATCCGGCAAAAACACGCAGTTGTCCTGTAAAAAGTCCGACGACAAAGGCGCGGGCGCCAAGGCCGCGGTCTCGGACGACGATGAAGACGATGAGGATGAGGGGGACGACGATGAGGGCGTCCGCTTCGAGGTCGCCGGCGCCTGCGCCAAGGTGACCGGCGGCGTCTCCTACACCTATCAGCAGGCGAGCCAGACGGCGTCCGGACTGCCGGTCTTCGTCAACAGCAACGGCACGGTGACCGCCGGCTCTTTCTCGAACACGGTCTCCGCCAATATCGGCCTCGAGATGACGCGCGCGACGCCGGTCGGCGCGCTCAAGACGACCGTCTCGGCTGACTGGTCCAAGGCGACCGGCGACGGCACACAGAACGGCAGCGGCAAGGTTTCCGGCTGGAGCGCCGGCCTCGACAACAAGCTCGGCCTATTGACGGTCGGCTACACCGGCACGCTGATGAGCTTCTGGGAAGGCGACTTTCTGACCACCGCCAACGCGCCGGGGCGATCGGCGAGCATGATCGTCTACGAATACAAGCTCGATGAGCACAACACGCTCGCCGCCGGCCTGGAGGCGAACCTGCCGACCACGCCGCAGACCTACACCGGCATCCAAAGCTTCGACTTGTCCGATCCGGTCTACACCTTGCGCTGGCGCCATGAGCGCGACGACTTCACGCTCCACCTCTCCGGCGTCCTGCGCCGGGCGAATTTCACGCAGTCGCCGCTGGCGCCGTTCTTCCCCGACACGGCGACCGTGCGCACCGGCTGGGGCGTCAGCGCCGGTGTGAAGCTGCCGTTCAAGTTTGTCGGCGAGGACGATGAATTCAACACGCAGTGGACCTACACGTCCGACGCCTCGTCTTATCTCGGCATCAGTACCGATCTGACGATGTACCAACACACGGTGCGCAGCCTCGCGCCCACCACCGGTTGGAGCGCGGTGGGCGGCTATCATCACGTCTGGTCGGATCAGTTCGAGTCGAACGCCTTCGCCAGCTTCGTGTCGCTGGAGGCGAACCTGCTGCTCGCCAGCCCGCGGGCGCGCAGCCTGCGCACCGGCATCAACCTGTTCTGGAAGCCGATCGACCACCTCAAATTCGGTATCGAATTCGGCACCGTCGACATGCAGCTCGAGCCGAATGGCATCCGCGGCATTTTCGATGGCGGTGGCGGGCGGGCTTATATCGGCGTGTTTTCGGTCGCGGCCGAGCTGTAG
- a CDS encoding VOC family protein — translation MPKLDRVLETCLYVDDLERAARFYEEVLDLPRLDGDETRFRAYDVGGQSVLLLFLRGGTLKPVTLSGGTVPPHDGSGPLHFAFGVAADALPAWEQRLSDHGIAVESTVDWPRGGRSIYVRDPDGHAVEFATRGLWSTY, via the coding sequence ATGCCGAAGCTGGATCGCGTGCTGGAAACCTGCCTCTACGTCGACGACCTGGAGCGGGCTGCCCGGTTTTATGAAGAGGTGTTGGATTTGCCGCGCCTTGATGGCGATGAGACCCGGTTCCGTGCCTATGACGTTGGCGGACAGAGTGTGCTGTTGTTGTTCCTCCGCGGCGGCACGCTGAAGCCGGTGACGCTGTCGGGCGGCACGGTGCCGCCGCACGACGGCAGCGGGCCGCTGCATTTCGCCTTCGGTGTGGCGGCTGATGCGCTGCCGGCCTGGGAGCAGCGCCTGAGCGACCATGGCATCGCCGTGGAGAGCACAGTTGATTGGCCGCGCGGCGGCCGCAGCATCTATGTGCGTGATCCGGATGGGCACGCCGTCGAGTTCGCCACGCGCGGGCTATGGTCGACGTACTGA
- a CDS encoding TfoX/Sxy family protein: MDADFIRDLFREFGAVQIRRMFGGAGLWADDVMFALITRDVIYLKADDESIAAFEAEACTPFSYTTKNGRHTLTSYWRLPERLYDDPEELAVWARRALGVARAKAVGKKAAGKKAGGQARSAAKAGVNSKRAKTTKTAAKKAARSAAKKTTRKAAKKTTRKAAERTATANVGQKKFDRIALGCERRTILP; encoded by the coding sequence GTGGACGCCGACTTCATCCGCGATCTGTTCCGGGAGTTCGGCGCGGTCCAGATTCGCCGCATGTTCGGCGGCGCCGGATTGTGGGCGGACGACGTGATGTTCGCGCTGATCACGCGCGACGTCATCTACCTCAAGGCGGATGACGAGAGCATCGCCGCCTTCGAGGCCGAGGCCTGCACTCCCTTCAGCTACACGACTAAGAACGGGCGCCACACGCTGACCTCGTACTGGCGGCTGCCGGAGCGGCTTTACGACGATCCGGAAGAACTCGCCGTCTGGGCGCGGCGGGCCCTTGGCGTCGCGCGCGCCAAAGCCGTCGGCAAGAAGGCTGCAGGCAAGAAGGCCGGCGGCCAGGCGCGGTCCGCTGCGAAAGCCGGCGTCAACAGCAAGCGCGCGAAGACGACCAAAACAGCGGCCAAAAAAGCAGCCAGGAGCGCTGCCAAGAAGACGACCAGGAAAGCTGCCAAGAAGACGACCAGGAAAGCTGCCGAGCGAACGGCGACAGCCAACGTCGGGCAAAAAAAATTTGATCGTATCGCCCTGGGCTGTGAACGGCGGACCATCTTACCTTGA
- the sufA gene encoding Fe-S cluster assembly scaffold SufA gives MATARPRPQVMRLTEAAAARIKDVMSRADRPVAGVRVGVKNGGCAGMEYTMEYADEIKPTDEVVEDKGVKLLIDPKAVLFLLGTEMDFKTEKLSAQFVFNNPNQTSACGCGESVQITPASEQAVGAR, from the coding sequence ATGGCTACTGCAAGACCTCGACCCCAGGTGATGCGGCTGACGGAAGCGGCCGCCGCGCGTATCAAGGACGTGATGAGCCGCGCCGACAGGCCGGTCGCGGGCGTGCGCGTCGGCGTCAAGAATGGCGGCTGCGCCGGCATGGAATACACCATGGAATATGCCGACGAGATCAAGCCGACCGACGAGGTGGTCGAGGACAAGGGCGTCAAGCTCCTGATCGATCCCAAGGCGGTGCTGTTCCTGCTCGGCACCGAGATGGACTTCAAGACCGAGAAGCTGTCGGCGCAATTCGTCTTCAACAATCCGAACCAGACCTCGGCCTGCGGCTGCGGCGAGTCCGTGCAGATCACGCCGGCGAGCGAGCAGGCCGTCGGCGCCCGCTGA
- a CDS encoding SUF system Fe-S cluster assembly protein, with translation MTEETTVTRQTADTPAAVEKPPQNAAVSASSALPQAELDQLTDNIVGALKTVFDPEIPADIYELGLIYRVDIADDRTVKIDMSLTSPNCPSAQELPIMVENAVSSVPGVKETKVDVVWDPPWDPSRMSDEARLVLNMW, from the coding sequence ATGACCGAAGAGACCACCGTCACCCGGCAGACCGCCGACACGCCGGCCGCCGTCGAGAAGCCGCCCCAGAACGCCGCGGTTTCCGCGTCGTCGGCGCTGCCGCAGGCCGAGCTCGATCAGCTCACCGACAACATCGTCGGCGCGCTCAAGACCGTGTTCGACCCGGAGATCCCCGCCGACATCTACGAGCTCGGCCTGATCTACCGCGTCGATATCGCCGACGACCGCACGGTCAAGATCGATATGTCGCTGACCTCGCCCAACTGCCCGTCGGCGCAGGAACTGCCGATCATGGTCGAGAACGCCGTGTCGAGCGTGCCCGGCGTGAAGGAAACCAAAGTCGACGTGGTGTGGGATCCGCCGTGGGACCCGAGCCGGATGTCGGACGAAGCCCGACTCGTGCTCAATATGTGGTGA
- a CDS encoding diguanylate cyclase: protein MAGHADEHERTMAFADIALGQIKALRQAATPRNYEIWYAYATGYHPSLNHQINELLQQNGALSDADLERIYNDYLSPTRLTDRIDTVGNQVMGEIEQVMAMIDAAAGSANSYTESLVDMSEKIGNSKDREGLRAIVESLVQTAKEMEVSNQKLEERLNASKQEINELQENLEAVRTESLTDPLTQLANRKFFDTSLDRAIVDAHTKNEPLSLMMTDIDHFKTFNDNFGHLTGDQVLRLVAMSVKQNVKGQDTAARYGGEEFAIILPNTVLRSAITVADHIRRAVMTKELMKRSTGEHLGRVTISIGVATLRKGDTIQSLIERTDNCLYSAKRHGRNRVMCETDPEVAGAVSAQVA from the coding sequence ATGGCCGGTCATGCCGACGAGCACGAGCGCACGATGGCGTTCGCTGATATTGCTCTCGGCCAGATCAAGGCCTTGCGGCAAGCGGCAACACCCCGCAATTACGAAATTTGGTATGCTTATGCCACGGGTTATCACCCGTCGTTGAACCATCAGATCAACGAACTGCTGCAGCAGAACGGCGCTTTGTCAGACGCCGATCTCGAGCGCATTTACAACGACTATTTGTCGCCGACGCGCCTCACCGATCGGATCGATACCGTCGGCAATCAGGTGATGGGTGAGATCGAGCAAGTGATGGCGATGATTGACGCCGCCGCCGGCTCGGCCAACAGCTACACCGAGAGCCTCGTCGACATGAGCGAGAAGATCGGCAACTCCAAGGATCGCGAGGGTCTGCGCGCGATCGTGGAAAGCCTGGTGCAGACGGCGAAGGAGATGGAAGTCTCCAACCAGAAGCTGGAAGAGCGCCTCAACGCTTCCAAGCAGGAAATCAACGAGTTGCAGGAGAATCTTGAGGCGGTACGCACCGAGAGCCTGACCGACCCCCTCACCCAGCTCGCCAACCGCAAATTCTTCGACACCTCGCTCGATCGCGCCATTGTCGACGCGCACACCAAGAACGAGCCGCTGTCGTTGATGATGACGGACATCGATCACTTCAAGACGTTCAACGACAACTTCGGCCATCTGACCGGCGACCAGGTGCTGCGGCTCGTGGCCATGTCGGTGAAGCAGAACGTCAAAGGCCAGGATACCGCGGCCCGTTACGGCGGCGAGGAGTTTGCCATCATCTTACCCAACACGGTGCTGCGTTCGGCGATCACCGTCGCCGATCACATCCGCCGCGCGGTGATGACCAAGGAACTGATGAAGCGCTCGACCGGCGAGCATCTCGGCCGCGTCACCATTTCGATCGGCGTCGCCACTTTGCGCAAAGGCGACACGATCCAGTCGCTGATCGAACGGACCGACAACTGCCTCTATTCCGCCAAGCGGCACGGCCGCAACCGCGTGATGTGCGAGACCGATCCCGAGGTCGCCGGCGCGGTCTCGGCCCAGGTAGCCTGA